Proteins encoded within one genomic window of Zavarzinella sp.:
- a CDS encoding sigma-70 family RNA polymerase sigma factor: MKQSIQHLVQQIRTPASTDQVLLEQLRSNDPAAFQELVHRYSRLVWAVCRSQLACEADAEDAYQSAFLVLYQRHTSIRKPEQIGSWLYQVAFRICVKVRRAQQRRQRYEIGAARAEGSEVVVATQLWDETLQQVYEIVAGLPETYRTAFVLCCLEGKGLTETAEQLGWKLGTLSGRLSRAKAKVIKELQSKGLCMPVLATIGLATPAAALPARTAEMLINRMNIPANISQFAQGALTMYSTGKMVVAFIIATTLVLTVGNRWLTQSAAQQPTVQTPSPTQKPKNSDSPTSNEDKLKNVEETLLQLFQLRFNEIEAELKELTQQQQLGLISEIELRNVHERLLTAVTELYADNLAKQKPYFEAYLELANKIQNKVQKQFNAGLVNSVELHRAKAMNYDAQIKLLMLTARMNATKPKSK; this comes from the coding sequence TTGAAGCAATCGATACAGCACCTGGTGCAACAGATTCGCACGCCGGCAAGTACTGATCAGGTGTTACTGGAACAGTTGCGGTCAAACGACCCTGCAGCCTTTCAGGAACTGGTGCACCGTTACAGCAGGTTAGTGTGGGCGGTTTGTCGTAGTCAATTGGCGTGCGAAGCGGATGCGGAAGATGCTTACCAGTCTGCCTTTCTGGTGCTCTACCAGCGACATACATCAATCCGAAAACCCGAACAGATTGGATCCTGGTTGTATCAGGTTGCTTTTCGAATCTGTGTCAAAGTTCGCCGTGCCCAACAGCGACGCCAGCGATATGAAATTGGTGCCGCGCGTGCCGAGGGGAGTGAGGTTGTAGTTGCCACCCAACTGTGGGATGAAACCCTGCAGCAGGTCTACGAAATCGTTGCTGGCTTGCCGGAAACCTACCGCACTGCGTTTGTGCTGTGCTGTCTGGAAGGGAAAGGTTTAACAGAAACGGCTGAACAGCTTGGCTGGAAACTGGGCACACTTTCTGGTCGTTTAAGCCGGGCAAAAGCAAAAGTGATCAAGGAATTGCAGTCCAAAGGACTGTGCATGCCAGTGCTGGCAACAATCGGTCTGGCGACACCTGCCGCAGCTTTACCCGCACGCACAGCAGAGATGCTTATCAACAGGATGAACATTCCAGCAAATATTTCACAATTCGCCCAGGGAGCATTGACGATGTATTCAACAGGGAAAATGGTGGTGGCGTTCATCATCGCCACCACTCTGGTTCTGACGGTAGGCAATCGCTGGCTGACGCAATCTGCCGCACAACAACCCACGGTGCAGACACCTTCACCCACCCAGAAGCCAAAAAATTCCGATAGCCCAACTTCAAATGAGGACAAACTGAAAAATGTTGAAGAAACGTTGTTGCAACTGTTTCAATTGCGTTTCAACGAAATAGAAGCCGAATTAAAAGAGCTGACCCAGCAACAGCAACTTGGATTAATATCTGAAATAGAATTACGCAATGTACATGAACGATTACTTACTGCAGTAACTGAACTATACGCGGATAATCTGGCAAAGCAAAAGCCGTACTTTGAGGCTTATCTTGAACTCGCCAATAAAATCCAGAATAAAGTTCAAAAGCAATTCAACGCCGGTCTTGTTAACAGCGTTGAGCTTCATCGCGCCAAAGCAATGAATTACGATGCCCAGATAAAATTGTTGATGTTGACAGCACGTATGAATGCAACAAAGCCCAAGTCAAAGTAA
- a CDS encoding sigma-70 family RNA polymerase sigma factor — MKQSIQHLVQQIRTPASTDQALLERLRSNDQVAFQELVHRYSRLVWAVCRSQLACEADAEDAYQSAFLVLYQRHTSIRKPEQIGSWLYQVAFRICARIRRAQNRRQHHEHGAARAEGSEVVANQLWDETLQQVYEIVSGMPETYRTAFVLCCLEGKGLTEAAEQLGWKLGTLSGRLSRAKAKVVRELQSKGLCLPVLATIGLATPAAALPARTAEMLIHQMNIPANISQFAQGAFTMYSTGKMALACIIATTLVLTVGNRWLTQSAAQQPTVQEKEIVQEKPSKILPKEEQNDYPFRLLDFYKVNGKALPEVFRPNIEASRLRGGEISKPGRYELREGTLIELKYTHMIFSNNATPYVKELEVTTEKKGIVMLSPHGIRAVDYENASQFERGLLELKKIDALPAPNLNPRNQFKYEREVQFYFEATKVGEEKVTITINKQPHEYTFVVVPDPRKSYVLLKTIDPKDASLLERIFQTALIPHHFVGEKEYQVMVPAEMREKAIEVLKKDTRNSKPKD; from the coding sequence GTGAAGCAATCGATTCAGCACCTGGTGCAGCAAATTCGCACCCCGGCCAGCACCGATCAGGCGTTGCTGGAGCGGTTACGTTCAAACGACCAAGTGGCCTTTCAGGAACTGGTGCACCGTTACAGCAGGCTGGTGTGGGCGGTTTGTCGCAGTCAATTGGCGTGCGAAGCGGATGCGGAAGATGCTTACCAGTCTGCCTTTCTGGTGCTCTACCAGCGACATACATCAATCCGAAAACCCGAACAGATTGGATCCTGGTTGTATCAGGTTGCTTTTCGCATCTGTGCCAGGATTCGCCGTGCCCAAAATCGGCGTCAGCACCATGAACATGGTGCCGCACGTGCTGAAGGGAGCGAAGTTGTTGCCAACCAACTGTGGGATGAAACCTTGCAGCAGGTATATGAAATCGTTTCGGGCATGCCGGAAACCTATCGCACCGCGTTTGTTCTGTGCTGTCTGGAAGGGAAAGGCTTAACAGAAGCGGCAGAACAGCTAGGCTGGAAACTCGGCACACTTTCTGGTCGGTTAAGCCGTGCTAAAGCAAAAGTCGTCCGGGAATTGCAATCGAAAGGACTTTGCCTGCCGGTACTTGCGACGATTGGTCTGGCCACACCTGCTGCAGCACTGCCCGCACGCACAGCAGAGATGCTCATTCATCAAATGAACATTCCAGCAAATATTTCACAATTCGCCCAGGGAGCTTTCACAATGTATTCAACAGGGAAAATGGCGCTGGCATGCATCATCGCCACCACGTTGGTTCTGACGGTAGGCAATCGCTGGCTGACGCAATCTGCCGCACAACAACCCACGGTACAGGAAAAAGAAATTGTTCAGGAAAAACCATCAAAGATTTTGCCAAAAGAAGAACAAAATGATTACCCCTTTCGACTATTGGATTTCTACAAAGTGAATGGGAAAGCATTGCCAGAAGTTTTCCGGCCAAACATCGAGGCAAGTCGGTTACGCGGAGGTGAAATTTCCAAACCAGGTAGATATGAACTTCGCGAGGGTACTTTGATTGAATTAAAGTATACGCACATGATTTTTTCAAACAATGCAACTCCGTATGTAAAAGAATTGGAAGTTACAACGGAAAAAAAAGGGATTGTCATGCTGTCACCGCATGGGATACGTGCAGTTGATTATGAAAATGCAAGTCAGTTTGAGAGAGGGTTACTTGAATTAAAAAAAATTGATGCATTGCCGGCACCAAATTTGAATCCTCGCAATCAGTTCAAATACGAGAGAGAAGTACAATTCTATTTCGAAGCGACAAAAGTAGGGGAAGAGAAGGTAACGATCACCATTAATAAGCAACCGCATGAATATACGTTTGTTGTCGTCCCTGATCCACGGAAGTCTTATGTGCTGCTGAAAACCATTGATCCGAAAGATGCATCTCTATTAGAACGAATATTCCAAACGGCGTTGATACCTCATCATTTTGTGGGTGAGAAGGAGTATCAAGTCATGGTTCCCGCAGAAATGCGTGAGAAAGCGATTGAAGTTCTGAAAAAGGACACCCGTAACAGTAAGCCGAAAGATTAA
- a CDS encoding GNAT family N-acetyltransferase, with protein MRALPLMEYREMLEKDIPAALELWEGCRGIRLRDVDSHSNLVTFLQRNPTCSQVALENCILVGVAMAGHDGRRGFLYHVAVKTDRRRKGVGTQLVERCLQALATQGILKCNILIEADNQSGEEFWRAIGWQTQPSLLFMNINRGPENA; from the coding sequence ATGAGGGCTTTACCGTTGATGGAATATCGGGAAATGCTGGAAAAGGATATTCCAGCCGCACTGGAACTTTGGGAAGGGTGCCGTGGCATTCGCTTACGGGATGTTGATTCCCACAGTAACCTGGTGACTTTTTTACAGCGTAACCCCACGTGCAGTCAGGTGGCTCTGGAAAATTGCATCCTGGTTGGGGTGGCGATGGCCGGCCACGATGGGCGACGGGGTTTCCTTTACCACGTGGCAGTAAAAACCGATCGCCGTCGCAAAGGTGTGGGCACCCAATTGGTCGAACGGTGTCTGCAGGCACTTGCCACCCAGGGGATCTTAAAGTGCAATATTCTCATCGAAGCCGACAATCAATCGGGTGAAGAGTTCTGGCGAGCTATCGGCTGGCAAACTCAACCTTCGCTGCTCTTCATGAACATCAACCGAGGCCCGGAAAACGCGTAA